The Candidatus Methylacidiphilales bacterium genome window below encodes:
- a CDS encoding dicarboxylate/amino acid:cation symporter gives MKKPTAPAHWPIALAILLGIGCGQLTRLGVGGSTFGFGGIGGISLVEAYAFLGSLFLRALQMLIVPLVFSAVISGVAGLARDHSFSRLGWRTLAYYLGTGTLAIVTGLLLVNLLGPGRVDPATAQRLLGSTAGEQVVQSLGTASGADFVTVFLRMVPPNLLEAARDNGQLIGLIFFGMLFGYFSTKLPEELSTPVLAFARGVYEIMILLTEWVLKFAPIGVFGLVAKVSSTTTPADVLSLALFGGTVLAALLIHGLVTLPLLLRFIARVNPWAHYRAMGPALLTAFSTSSSNAALPVSMDCLEHRSGVSRKTISFVIPIGASINTDGTALYECVAVLFIAQLAGVDLSLAQQALVVLMALLTGFGMAGIPSASLVAIMVILQALHLPVEAVGVLLVFDRILDMARTTLNVFGDSCGALMIARLEGEKTFVGRD, from the coding sequence ATGAAAAAGCCCACCGCCCCGGCCCATTGGCCCATTGCCCTCGCCATCCTCCTCGGCATCGGCTGCGGCCAATTGACCCGCCTGGGCGTCGGGGGCAGCACCTTTGGTTTTGGCGGCATCGGTGGGATATCCTTGGTCGAAGCCTACGCCTTCCTCGGTTCGCTTTTTCTCCGTGCCCTGCAAATGCTCATCGTTCCCCTGGTCTTTTCGGCGGTGATCAGTGGCGTGGCCGGACTGGCCCGCGATCACTCCTTTTCGCGGCTCGGCTGGCGCACCCTGGCCTACTACCTCGGCACCGGCACCCTGGCCATCGTCACCGGACTGCTCCTGGTCAACCTCCTCGGCCCCGGCCGCGTCGATCCCGCCACCGCCCAGCGCCTGCTCGGTTCCACCGCCGGCGAACAGGTCGTGCAGTCGCTCGGTACGGCTTCGGGCGCCGACTTCGTCACCGTCTTCCTGCGCATGGTCCCGCCCAACCTCTTGGAAGCCGCCCGCGACAACGGCCAGCTCATCGGCCTGATCTTCTTCGGCATGCTCTTCGGCTACTTTTCGACCAAGCTCCCGGAGGAGCTATCCACCCCCGTTCTGGCTTTCGCCCGCGGCGTTTACGAGATCATGATTCTGCTCACCGAGTGGGTTTTGAAGTTTGCCCCGATTGGGGTCTTCGGACTGGTGGCCAAGGTTTCCTCCACCACCACGCCCGCCGATGTGCTCAGCCTGGCCCTATTCGGGGGCACCGTGCTCGCCGCCCTGCTCATCCACGGCCTGGTCACCTTGCCGCTCCTCCTCCGCTTTATCGCCCGCGTCAACCCCTGGGCCCACTATCGCGCCATGGGGCCCGCCCTCCTGACTGCCTTTTCCACCAGTTCCTCCAACGCCGCCCTGCCCGTCTCGATGGATTGCTTGGAGCACCGGTCAGGTGTCAGTCGGAAAACCATCAGCTTCGTCATCCCCATCGGGGCTTCCATCAACACCGATGGCACCGCCCTCTACGAATGTGTGGCCGTGCTCTTCATCGCCCAGCTCGCCGGGGTCGACCTCTCCCTGGCCCAGCAGGCCTTGGTGGTCCTGATGGCCCTGCTGACCGGTTTCGGGATGGCCGGCATCCCCTCGGCCAGCCTGGTCGCCATCATGGTCATCCTCCAGGCCCTCCACTTGCCCGTCGAAGCCGTGGGCGTGCTCTTGGTCTTCGACCGCATCCTCGACATGGCCCGTACGACCCTGAATGTCTTCGGTGACAGCTGTGGCGCCCTGATGATCGCCCGCCTCGAAGGGGAAAAAACGTTCGTCGGTCGGGATTGA
- the gltB gene encoding glutamate synthase large subunit has translation MHSSRIDAYPEAQGLYRPEHEHDSCGVGFVASIKGLKSHDILKKALTCVGNLAHRGAVDADAKSGDGAGVLTQIPHALFRRELEKMGHKLFDDKDLAVGMFFLPRSSEYDAARCRKTAEEVLSARGLLPVGWRKVPVNPKIMGDKAASTAPTIEQLLIIRPDAASLSDDQFERTLYLCRKEIEKRALADQIANLYIPSLSSRTIVYKGMFTASQLERFYKDLSDPVYVTALALYHQRYSTNTFPTWGLAHPFRMLAHNGEINTVRGNRNWVTAREADLSSPIWGNDVGLLRPVIQRNGSDSSSADNALELLVHSGRSLLHALMMMVPAAFRSEKQLSADVKGFYEFHELMAEPWDGPAALAVSDGRMVVACLDRNGLRPARYQVSTDGLILMGSEVGLGQLAPETITEAGRLAPGEMIAIDTTNGRLLRNEEIKSLVASAQPYASWVKDGLKSLSDIAPAAAQSLSPRGLEPSALLSESYSFAYTEEEIATILKPMVEKGEEPLGSMGDDTPLAVLSQRPRILAHYFRQLFAQVTNPPIDPIREKLVMDTMAFLGPKKNWLDASPDYAHQLRIDSPVLTNGELETIRQLGDAHLRSETLSLLVPVEGSGGSFEAPVERLLQQVDAAIDAGVSLLILSDRGTSPTHSSLPMLLAVGAVHHHLIRSGRRMRVSLLCDTAEARDVHQFATLIGYGASAINPYLVWDNIAALRNAGNFEGKSEADLVKNYRSAINKGLLKIMSKMGISKLSSYHGAQIFEAIGLHPDLIARYFTGTTSFVGGIGLAEIARETFRRHALGLEETAAGKPPQGGFYRYRRDGEMHVVTPPVLQSLHAFTGIKGADKANKPEDYQTFVKAVELNRPVAIRDLLRLKPRNPIPLDEVEPVEEIRARFTTAGMSLGAISPESHEMLAVAMNRIGGKSNSGEGGEDRIRFSPLENGDSKNSRIKQVASGRFGVTAEYLASATEIEIKIAQGAKPGEGGQIPGHKVSAIIAKLRHSTPGVMLISPPPHHDIYSIEDLAQLIYDLKQVNPRAKVCVKLVAEAGVGTVAAGVAKAHADIILVSGHDGGTGASPLSSVKFAGSPWELGVAETQQVLLLNDLRNRITLRTDGGMRTGRDIIVAALLGAEEFNFGTAALLALGCVYVRQCHLNTCPVGIATQDEKLRAKFKGTADGVVNYLNAVAREVREIMAALGVRKLNDLIGRTEFLEQISLPDHPKANTLDLSNLLHIPDIDPLAIRYHTWERNDKADDITLDESILQDVKSTLQTQKPITLKYKVRNVHRCIGTSLSGEIAYRFGDSGLPDRTINLELTGSAGQSFGVFLVKGIRLKLIGEANDYVGKGMNGGEIILVPSKKVQYDPSRNIICGNTCLYGATGGKLFAYGSAGERFAVRNSGATAVVEGVGDHGCEYMTNGTIVVLGPTGKNFGAGMSGGRAFLLDESGQTAGLVNTDMVAVEPLADATEEAFLKGLISEHAEATESAKARGLLADWEQTKAKFRVIRPHPAAVALTPVAAKP, from the coding sequence AAGACGGCCGAGGAAGTCCTTTCCGCCCGCGGCCTGCTTCCCGTCGGCTGGCGCAAGGTCCCGGTCAATCCCAAGATCATGGGCGACAAAGCCGCCTCCACCGCACCCACCATCGAGCAATTGCTCATCATCCGCCCCGACGCGGCCAGCCTCTCCGACGACCAATTCGAGCGCACGCTCTACCTCTGCCGCAAGGAAATCGAGAAACGCGCCCTGGCCGACCAGATCGCCAACCTCTACATCCCCTCCCTCTCCTCGCGCACCATCGTTTACAAGGGCATGTTCACCGCCAGCCAGCTGGAAAGGTTCTACAAGGACCTCTCCGATCCGGTTTACGTCACCGCCCTCGCGCTGTACCACCAGCGCTACAGCACCAACACCTTCCCCACCTGGGGCCTGGCCCACCCTTTCCGCATGCTCGCCCACAACGGCGAAATCAACACGGTCCGCGGCAATCGCAACTGGGTCACCGCCCGCGAGGCCGACCTGTCCTCCCCCATTTGGGGCAATGATGTCGGCCTCCTCCGCCCCGTCATCCAGCGCAACGGCAGCGATTCGTCCAGCGCCGACAACGCGCTGGAACTCCTGGTCCATTCCGGCCGCAGCCTCCTCCACGCCCTCATGATGATGGTGCCGGCCGCCTTCCGCTCGGAAAAACAACTCTCCGCCGACGTCAAGGGATTCTACGAATTCCACGAACTCATGGCCGAACCCTGGGACGGACCCGCCGCCCTCGCCGTCAGTGACGGCCGCATGGTCGTGGCCTGCCTCGACCGCAACGGTCTGCGCCCCGCCCGCTACCAAGTCAGCACCGACGGCCTCATCCTCATGGGCTCCGAGGTCGGCCTCGGCCAACTGGCTCCCGAAACCATCACCGAGGCCGGCCGCCTCGCCCCGGGCGAGATGATCGCCATCGACACCACCAACGGACGTCTCCTCCGCAATGAGGAAATCAAATCCCTGGTGGCCTCCGCCCAACCCTACGCTTCCTGGGTCAAGGACGGCCTCAAGTCCCTTTCCGATATCGCCCCCGCCGCGGCCCAATCCCTCTCCCCACGGGGACTCGAACCCTCCGCCCTCCTCAGCGAATCCTACAGCTTCGCCTACACCGAGGAAGAAATCGCCACCATCCTCAAACCCATGGTTGAAAAGGGCGAGGAACCCCTCGGTTCCATGGGCGACGACACCCCCCTCGCCGTCCTCTCCCAGCGCCCCCGCATCCTCGCCCATTACTTTCGCCAACTCTTCGCCCAGGTCACCAATCCCCCGATCGATCCCATCCGGGAAAAGCTCGTCATGGACACCATGGCCTTCCTCGGACCGAAGAAGAACTGGCTCGATGCATCCCCCGATTACGCGCACCAGCTCCGCATCGACTCCCCCGTCCTGACCAATGGCGAGCTCGAAACCATCCGCCAGTTGGGCGACGCCCACCTCCGCAGCGAGACCCTCTCGCTCCTCGTCCCCGTCGAAGGCTCCGGCGGGTCTTTCGAGGCCCCCGTCGAACGCCTTCTCCAACAAGTTGATGCCGCCATCGACGCCGGTGTGTCCCTCCTCATCCTGAGCGACCGCGGCACCTCCCCCACCCACAGCTCCCTGCCCATGCTGCTGGCGGTCGGCGCCGTGCACCACCACCTCATCCGCTCCGGCCGGCGCATGCGGGTATCCCTGCTCTGTGACACCGCCGAAGCCCGGGACGTCCACCAGTTCGCCACCCTCATCGGCTACGGAGCCTCCGCCATCAACCCCTACCTCGTCTGGGACAACATCGCCGCCCTCCGCAACGCCGGAAACTTCGAGGGGAAATCCGAGGCCGATCTGGTCAAGAACTACCGCTCCGCCATCAACAAGGGCCTGCTCAAAATCATGTCCAAGATGGGCATCAGCAAGCTTTCCAGCTACCACGGTGCGCAGATTTTCGAGGCCATCGGTCTCCACCCCGATCTCATCGCCCGCTACTTCACCGGCACCACCTCCTTCGTCGGTGGCATCGGCCTGGCTGAAATCGCCCGGGAAACGTTCCGCCGCCACGCCCTCGGCCTCGAGGAAACCGCCGCTGGCAAGCCCCCCCAGGGCGGCTTCTACCGCTACCGCCGCGACGGCGAAATGCATGTCGTCACCCCCCCGGTGTTGCAAAGCCTCCACGCCTTCACCGGCATCAAGGGCGCCGACAAGGCCAACAAACCCGAGGACTACCAGACCTTCGTCAAGGCCGTGGAGCTGAACCGCCCCGTCGCCATCCGCGATCTTCTGCGCCTCAAGCCCCGGAACCCCATCCCGCTCGACGAAGTCGAACCCGTCGAGGAAATCCGCGCCCGCTTCACCACCGCCGGCATGTCCCTCGGCGCCATCTCCCCGGAATCGCACGAGATGCTCGCGGTGGCCATGAACCGCATCGGCGGCAAATCCAACTCCGGCGAAGGCGGCGAGGACCGCATCCGTTTCAGTCCGTTGGAAAACGGCGACTCCAAGAACTCCCGCATCAAACAGGTCGCCTCCGGACGCTTCGGCGTCACCGCCGAATACCTCGCTTCGGCCACGGAAATCGAAATCAAGATCGCGCAGGGCGCCAAGCCCGGCGAAGGCGGCCAGATTCCCGGCCACAAGGTCTCCGCCATCATCGCCAAGCTCCGCCACAGCACCCCGGGTGTCATGCTCATCTCGCCCCCGCCGCACCATGACATTTACTCGATCGAGGACCTGGCCCAGCTCATCTACGACCTCAAGCAGGTCAACCCCCGGGCCAAGGTCTGCGTCAAACTGGTGGCAGAGGCCGGCGTCGGCACCGTCGCCGCCGGGGTGGCCAAGGCCCACGCCGACATCATTCTCGTTTCCGGCCACGACGGCGGCACCGGGGCCTCCCCGCTGTCCTCGGTCAAATTCGCCGGCAGCCCCTGGGAACTCGGCGTCGCCGAAACCCAGCAAGTCCTCCTCCTCAACGACCTCCGCAACCGCATCACCCTCCGCACCGACGGCGGCATGCGCACCGGGCGCGACATCATCGTGGCCGCCCTGCTCGGGGCCGAGGAATTCAACTTCGGAACCGCCGCCCTCCTCGCCTTGGGCTGTGTCTACGTCCGCCAGTGCCACCTCAACACCTGCCCCGTCGGGATCGCCACCCAGGACGAAAAACTCCGGGCCAAGTTCAAGGGCACGGCCGACGGCGTCGTCAACTACCTCAATGCCGTTGCCCGCGAAGTCCGGGAAATCATGGCCGCGCTCGGCGTGCGCAAGCTCAACGACCTCATCGGCCGGACCGAGTTCCTCGAACAAATCTCCCTGCCCGACCATCCCAAGGCCAACACCCTCGACCTCTCCAACCTCCTCCACATCCCGGACATCGATCCCCTCGCCATCCGCTACCACACCTGGGAGCGCAATGACAAGGCGGACGACATCACCCTCGATGAATCCATCCTCCAGGACGTCAAGAGCACCCTCCAGACCCAGAAGCCCATCACCCTCAAGTACAAGGTCCGCAACGTCCACCGCTGCATCGGCACCAGCCTGAGCGGCGAGATCGCCTACCGCTTCGGCGACTCCGGCCTGCCCGACCGCACCATCAACCTGGAACTGACCGGCTCGGCCGGACAGTCCTTCGGCGTCTTCCTCGTCAAGGGCATCCGCCTCAAACTCATCGGCGAAGCCAATGACTACGTCGGCAAGGGCATGAACGGCGGCGAAATCATCCTGGTTCCCTCCAAGAAGGTCCAATACGACCCCTCCCGCAACATCATCTGCGGCAACACCTGCCTCTACGGCGCCACCGGGGGCAAACTCTTCGCCTACGGCAGTGCCGGCGAACGCTTCGCCGTCCGCAACTCCGGCGCCACCGCGGTGGTCGAGGGCGTCGGCGACCACGGCTGCGAATACATGACCAACGGCACGATTGTCGTTCTCGGCCCCACGGGCAAGAACTTCGGCGCCGGCATGTCCGGGGGCCGCGCCTTCCTGCTCGACGAGTCCGGCCAGACCGCCGGACTGGTCAACACGGACATGGTTGCCGTTGAACCCCTGGCCGATGCCACCGAGGAAGCCTTCCTCAAAGGCCTCATCAGCGAACACGCCGAAGCCACGGAAAGTGCCAAGGCCCGCGGCCTCCTGGCCGATTGGGAACAGACCAAGGCCAAATTCCGCGTCATCCGACCCCACCCCGCCGCCGTCGCCCTGACCCCGGTCGCCGCCAAACCCTGA
- a CDS encoding ACT domain-containing protein, which produces MPPMQVATQLALFLANKPGTLAEVCSVLSKAKINIYAISTSDTIDHSVVRLVVDHPQKAIRAFEDHNTLVVENEVIMIEGANKPGSLASISRKLSEAKINIEYAYCATNPTSDTGLLILRPANVAKALKVLNTK; this is translated from the coding sequence ATGCCCCCTATGCAAGTCGCCACCCAGCTCGCCCTCTTCCTGGCCAACAAGCCCGGCACCCTGGCCGAGGTCTGCTCGGTCCTCTCCAAGGCCAAGATCAATATCTACGCCATCAGCACCTCCGACACCATCGACCACTCCGTCGTCCGGCTCGTCGTCGACCACCCCCAGAAGGCCATCCGCGCCTTCGAGGATCACAACACCTTGGTGGTGGAAAATGAAGTCATCATGATCGAGGGCGCCAACAAACCGGGCAGCCTGGCCAGCATCTCGCGCAAGCTCAGCGAGGCCAAAATCAACATCGAATACGCCTACTGCGCCACCAACCCGACTTCCGACACCGGGCTCCTCATCCTCCGGCCCGCCAATGTGGCCAAAGCCCTCAAGGTCCTCAACACCAAGTAG
- a CDS encoding glycoside hydrolase family protein: MSTSVQKLLLGVVCFLSIIVSLKAGGSQKQGIGFWSFKGAGIGLNELGASWCYNWQNEAPADLRAEIEFVPMIWDEKDVQDSALKEAKKHGTILLGFNEPDHLKQANMSVELALKLWPQLEATGMRLGSPSTAGGADKKDSWFGQFMRQSMERGYRIDFVCVHYYESNFSDPIEGSKKLKAFLESVYGLYNKPIWLTEFALSNWKTPAHPDQQRAYMEAVLPMLESLPFVERYAWFALPPNPHGDEGALAGSNLCDNEGKLNSLGKTYQRPNLH; the protein is encoded by the coding sequence ATGAGCACTTCCGTTCAGAAGCTTCTGCTTGGAGTAGTCTGCTTTCTTTCTATCATCGTGTCGCTAAAGGCAGGCGGTTCTCAAAAACAAGGCATTGGTTTCTGGAGCTTCAAGGGTGCCGGGATTGGCCTGAACGAGCTGGGCGCCTCATGGTGTTATAATTGGCAAAATGAGGCTCCTGCGGATCTCCGAGCCGAAATCGAATTTGTGCCGATGATTTGGGACGAGAAGGACGTTCAGGATTCTGCACTCAAAGAAGCCAAGAAACACGGGACTATACTTTTGGGTTTCAATGAGCCAGATCACTTGAAACAAGCAAATATGTCTGTTGAGCTGGCATTAAAGTTGTGGCCCCAATTGGAGGCAACGGGAATGCGGCTGGGCAGTCCCTCTACTGCTGGCGGCGCTGACAAGAAGGATAGCTGGTTTGGACAGTTCATGAGGCAGAGCATGGAAAGGGGCTATCGGATCGATTTTGTTTGTGTTCATTATTACGAAAGCAATTTTTCGGACCCTATAGAGGGAAGCAAAAAACTCAAAGCATTCCTTGAGAGCGTTTATGGATTGTATAATAAACCCATTTGGCTGACAGAATTTGCTTTATCCAACTGGAAGACCCCCGCTCATCCTGATCAACAGCGGGCCTATATGGAAGCAGTGCTCCCCATGCTTGAAAGCCTGCCGTTTGTCGAACGCTATGCATGGTTTGCATTACCCCCCAACCCGCATGGAGATGAAGGCGCCTTAGCGGGTTCCAATCTCTGTGACAACGAAGGAAAACTCAACTCCCTCGGGAAAACCTATCAAAGGCCAAATCTCCACTGA
- a CDS encoding lipid-binding SYLF domain-containing protein, whose amino-acid sequence MNHLLKITALLGLITTSAVQAADLPSTVEQSHEILLGRQSSASPIPQKELDEAKGVAIIDITKGGFVVGGIGGDGVVLVKIKSGLGGFLGARNWSAPIPIGFSGGSFGAQIGGSNTKAIVLLNSDRAVERFTKPGKVGWSASATGTVGGDHRSEQEGGLLNDSDIKIFQSTEGLYGGAVFGGSSLSINNKAISRTYGSGKGVRDILEGGVSAPPYAKKLVEVLNGKR is encoded by the coding sequence ATGAACCATCTCCTGAAAATCACCGCCCTTCTGGGCCTCATCACCACTTCCGCCGTTCAGGCGGCCGACCTGCCCTCCACCGTCGAACAGTCCCATGAGATCCTCCTGGGTCGCCAATCCTCCGCCTCCCCCATCCCCCAGAAGGAACTGGATGAAGCCAAGGGTGTCGCCATCATCGACATCACCAAGGGCGGCTTCGTCGTCGGCGGCATCGGCGGCGACGGCGTGGTGCTCGTCAAAATCAAGTCCGGCCTCGGTGGCTTCCTCGGCGCCCGCAATTGGAGCGCTCCCATCCCCATCGGCTTCAGCGGCGGATCCTTCGGCGCCCAAATCGGCGGGTCCAACACCAAGGCCATCGTCCTGCTCAACAGCGACCGAGCGGTCGAACGCTTCACCAAGCCCGGCAAGGTCGGCTGGAGTGCCAGCGCCACCGGTACCGTCGGCGGCGACCACCGGAGCGAACAAGAGGGCGGCCTGCTCAACGATTCCGATATCAAGATCTTCCAATCCACCGAAGGCCTCTACGGAGGTGCGGTCTTCGGCGGCTCTTCCCTCTCCATCAACAACAAGGCCATCTCCCGCACCTACGGCTCCGGAAAAGGCGTCCGCGACATCCTCGAAGGCGGCGTCTCCGCGCCTCCCTACGCCAAAAAACTCGTCGAAGTCCTCAACGGCAAACGCTGA
- a CDS encoding L-threonylcarbamoyladenylate synthase, with amino-acid sequence MILPVDESSMARAVAALRAGACIGLPTETVYGLAGDGFNPQAVARIFEIKQRPTFDPLILHVPDAAGLERVAADVPPLALKLMARFWPGPLTLVLPRRPEVPDLVTSGMDTVAVRCPAHPVAQQVLRAFGGPLAAPSANPFGRLSPTTAEAVETELGNDLALVLDGGACIRGIESTIIDCTGTRPVLLRHGAIAQEEIEEVTGPLELATAGEAIKAPGLLAHHYAPRTPLWLVEGRLKDRGPFDRDSALLVWHEAPAHAGPVAVLTPHQEPAEAASRLFALLRELDGSGVRRIIAEAVPTAGLGRAIQDRLAKASAGRLVEREGVWVEEPR; translated from the coding sequence ATGATCCTGCCGGTGGATGAGTCGTCGATGGCCCGGGCGGTGGCAGCCCTGCGGGCGGGGGCATGCATCGGGTTGCCGACGGAAACGGTCTACGGCCTGGCCGGCGACGGATTCAACCCGCAGGCGGTGGCGCGCATCTTTGAAATCAAGCAGCGGCCCACCTTTGACCCCCTGATCCTGCATGTGCCGGATGCGGCCGGATTGGAACGGGTGGCGGCGGACGTTCCGCCCCTGGCGCTGAAACTCATGGCGCGATTCTGGCCCGGGCCGCTGACTTTGGTCCTGCCGCGACGTCCGGAGGTGCCGGATTTGGTCACCTCGGGCATGGACACGGTAGCGGTTCGCTGTCCGGCGCACCCGGTCGCGCAGCAGGTGCTGCGTGCGTTTGGCGGCCCGCTGGCCGCCCCCAGTGCCAATCCCTTCGGGCGGCTCAGTCCGACCACGGCGGAGGCGGTGGAAACGGAGTTAGGGAACGACCTGGCACTGGTGCTGGATGGCGGGGCCTGTATCCGGGGGATTGAATCGACCATCATCGATTGCACGGGAACCCGTCCGGTTTTGTTGCGTCATGGGGCGATTGCCCAGGAGGAGATTGAGGAAGTGACCGGGCCATTGGAACTGGCCACGGCGGGGGAGGCGATCAAGGCCCCGGGATTGCTGGCCCACCACTACGCGCCGCGCACGCCGCTGTGGTTGGTGGAGGGTAGACTGAAAGATCGGGGGCCGTTTGACCGTGATTCGGCGCTGTTGGTCTGGCATGAGGCCCCGGCCCACGCGGGACCGGTTGCGGTGTTGACCCCTCACCAGGAACCTGCGGAAGCGGCTTCGCGGTTGTTCGCCCTCCTGCGCGAACTGGACGGATCCGGAGTGCGACGGATCATCGCCGAAGCGGTTCCCACGGCGGGTCTGGGGCGGGCGATCCAGGATCGCCTGGCCAAGGCCAGTGCCGGGCGATTGGTGGAACGCGAGGGAGTCTGGGTGGAAGAGCCGCGCTGA
- the nadC gene encoding carboxylating nicotinate-nucleotide diphosphorylase, which yields MTVPPPDSAILREAAARGLGEDLGPADITSLAVVDPARTARARIFAKQPGTLSGLVVAETVFREVHSGLRLTARTTDGSPLAAGDTVLEIAGPAAAILTGERTALNFLQHLSGIATFTRRFVDATAGTSCRILDTRKTLPGLRALEKYAVRCGGGHNHRMGLYDAFMIKDNHVALMNGPGGLAEAVRRARAFQPDAHLTVEADTLEQVGLLATLDLDLNRILLDNMGTPTLREAVALTAGRCELEASGNMTLDRIPEVAATGVDFISVGALTHSATALDFSLEILPS from the coding sequence ATGACCGTCCCCCCGCCCGACAGCGCCATCCTCCGCGAGGCCGCCGCCCGCGGCCTTGGCGAAGACCTGGGCCCGGCCGACATCACCTCCCTCGCCGTCGTCGACCCCGCACGCACCGCCCGGGCCCGCATCTTCGCCAAACAACCCGGAACCCTCTCCGGCCTCGTCGTGGCCGAAACCGTTTTCCGCGAAGTCCACTCCGGTCTCCGCTTGACCGCACGGACGACGGACGGCTCCCCCCTTGCTGCCGGCGACACCGTGCTGGAAATCGCAGGTCCCGCCGCCGCCATCCTCACCGGGGAACGCACCGCCCTCAACTTCCTCCAACACCTCTCCGGTATCGCCACCTTCACCCGCCGCTTCGTCGACGCCACCGCCGGAACGTCTTGCCGCATCCTCGATACCCGCAAGACCCTGCCCGGCCTGCGTGCCCTGGAAAAGTATGCCGTACGCTGCGGTGGCGGTCACAACCACCGCATGGGCCTCTACGATGCCTTCATGATCAAGGACAACCACGTTGCCCTGATGAATGGACCCGGAGGCCTGGCCGAGGCCGTCCGCCGGGCCCGCGCCTTCCAACCCGACGCCCACCTCACCGTCGAGGCCGACACTCTTGAGCAAGTCGGCCTCCTCGCCACGCTCGACCTCGACCTCAACCGTATTCTCCTCGACAACATGGGCACCCCCACCCTCCGCGAAGCCGTAGCCCTAACGGCAGGTCGCTGCGAGTTGGAAGCTTCCGGGAACATGACCCTGGACCGCATCCCCGAGGTGGCCGCCACCGGGGTCGACTTCATTTCCGTCGGAGCCCTGACCCATTCCGCCACCGCCCTCGACTTCAGCCTGGAAATCCTGCCCTCATGA